A genomic window from Punica granatum isolate Tunisia-2019 chromosome 2, ASM765513v2, whole genome shotgun sequence includes:
- the LOC116194578 gene encoding uncharacterized protein LOC116194578 — translation MEIELVKCECCGLKEECTQDYVSEVKAKFDGKWLCGFCSEAVRDEVSRGKKPFGSVEEAVKAHMSCRKYKSNPAFRVADGMRQMFRRRSGYLSSSSSSSPTSKKQAL, via the coding sequence ATGGAGATTGAATTGGTGAAGTGTGAGTGCTGTGGGCTGAAGGAAGAGTGCACCCAAGACTACGTTAGTGAGGTGAAGGCCAAGTTTGATGGGAAATGGCTCTGTGGGTTCTGCTCAGAGGCTGTCAGGGATGAAGTCAGCAGAGGGAAGAAGCCATTTGGGTCAGTCGAAGAGGCTGTCAAGGCTCACATGTCCTGCAGGAAGTACAAATCAAACCCTGCTTTCCGGGTTGCCGACGGCATGAGGCAGATGTTCCGGAGGCGATCCGGCTATCtatcctcctcttcctcctcgtcCCCGACCTCGAAGAAGCAAGCACTCTAG
- the LOC116195893 gene encoding UDP-glycosyltransferase 76B1-like gives MEVPSEENQMDSPKKCLRVILFPVPLQGHINPLIQLAGILYSRGFSISIIQFGFNSINPSTYPHFNFHSILPTLSETDANTGDVIAFALKLNCCCFSPFRECFSNILSDTSKGRIACLITDAAWYFTQAIADEYNIRRLAVRTTSICSFLAFAALPLLREKGYIPLEESRLEEPIPELTPCKIKDIHMIKSGNFEDIFRYVTNVVRGNRASSGLIWNTFEDLERAKIAEFSRESPAPVFPIGPFHKYCLASSSSLLEPDKSSLSWLEKQATNSVIYVSFGSLAVINEKEFQEIGWGLVNSKQPFLWVVRPGLVPGVQRLDRLLEGFLKVAGERGLVVKWAPQQAVLAHQATGGFWTHGGWNSTLESICEGVPMICQPAFGDQRVNTRYVSDVWRVGIHLENRIERGEIQRTIRRLMGSEEGEEMRGRIRSLKEKGEACLRPGGASYKSLDRLTDYISEI, from the exons ATGGAAGTTCCAAGTGAGGAGAACCAAATGGACAGCCCAAAGAAGTGTCTCCGAGTGATCCTCTTCCCGGTCCCCTTACAAGGCCACATAAACCCACTCATTCAGCTTGCAGGCATCTTATACTCTCGGGGCTTCTCGATCTCCATAATTCAATTTGGCTTCAATTCCATCAACCCTTCCACTTACCCTCACTTCAACTTCCACTCCATCCTGCCCACCCTGTCTGAGACCGATGCCAACACAGGGGATGTCATAGCTTTTGCGCTGAAGCTTAACTGCTGCTGCTTTTCTCCGTTTAGGGAATGTTTCTCAAATATTCTGTCAGATACTTCAAAGGGTCGGATCGCCTGTCTGATAACTGATGCAGCCTGGTACTTCACTCAAGCTATTGCGGATGAGTATAACATCCGGAGGTTGGCTGTGCGGACAACAAGCATCTGCTCTTTTCTTGCCTTCGCTGCCCTTCCGCTTCTCCGTGAAAAAGGTTATATTCCTCTAGAAg AGTCTCGATTAGAAGAGCCTATTCCTGAGCTCACACCATGCAAGATCAAGGACATCCACATGATCAAGTCGGGAAACTTCGAGGACATCTTCAGGTACGTAACCAACGTGGTCAGAGGAAACAGGGCCTCTTCCGGACTTATCTGGAATACATTCGAGGACCTCGAACGGGCTAAGATAGCAGAGTTTTCTCGGGAATCCCCAGCTCCTGTTTTCCCGATAGGCCCATTTCATAAGTACTGCCTTGCCTCCTCCAGTAGCTTACTAGAACCTGACAAAAGCTCGCTTTCGTGGCTTGAGAAGCAAGCCACCAACTCCGTTATTTATGTGAGCTTTGGTAGTCTCGCAGTGATTAATGAGAAGGAGTTCCAGGAGATAGGTTGGGGGCTTGTCAATAGCAAGCAGCCATTTCTGTGGGTGGTCCGCCCCGGGTTGGTCCCTGGGGTTCAACGGCTTGACCGGCTTCTTGAAGGATTCCTCAAGGTGGCAGGGGAGAGGGGACTTGTGGTCAAGTGGGCCCCGCAGCAGGCAGTCCTGGCCCACCAAGCCACAGGTGGGTTCTGGACACACGGTGGGTGGAACTCGACTCTGGAAAGCATCTGTGAAGGGGTCCCAATGATCTGCCAGCCAGCCTTTGGGGACCAGAGGGTGAACACAAGATACGTGAGTGATGTGTGGAGGGTGGGGATCCACTTGGAGAATCGTATCGAAAGGGGAGAGATCCAGAGGACAATCAGGAGGCTGATGGggagtgaagaaggggaggagATGAGAGGGAGGATCAGGAGTCTCAAGGAGAAGGGAGAGGCTTGTCTTCGACCCGGAGGGGCTTCATACAAGTCTCTTGATAGACTGACCGATTACATATCAGAAATCTGA
- the LOC116195896 gene encoding 17.6 kDa class I heat shock protein 2-like — protein sequence MSLIPHFFGRRSDAFDPFDRLRPFSGQLAGFPSSEASAIAHARVDWRETPTAHVFKADVPGLKKEEVKVEIEDDRVLQISGERMAEKEERSDTWHRVERSSGRFVRRFRLPENARVDQVKAAMENGVLTVTVPKEEAKRADVRSIQITG from the coding sequence ATGTCGTTGATTCCGCACTTCTTCGGCCGCCGCTCCGATGCCTTCGACCCTTTCGATAGACTTCGCCCCTTCTCCGGCCAGCTGGCGGGGTTCCCTTCTTCTGAGGCGTCTGCCATCGCTCATGCGCGCGTGGACTGGAGGGAGACGCCGACGGCGCACGTGTTCAAGGCGGATGTGCCCGGGCTGAAGAAGGAGGAGGTGAAGGTGGAGATAGAGGACGACAGGGTGCTGCAGATTAGCGGCGAGAGGATGGCTGAGAAGGAGGAGAGGTCGGACACGTGGCACAGGGTGGAGAGGAGCAGCGGGAGGTTCGTGCGGAGGTTCAGGCTGCCGGAGAACGCCAGGGTCGACCAGGTGAAGGCGGCCATGGAGAACGGCGTCCTGACTGTGACTGTCCCCAAGGAGGAAGCTAAGAGGGCCGATGTGAGGTCGATTCAGATCACTGGCTGA
- the LOC116195895 gene encoding uncharacterized protein LOC116195895, with product MSTSSKTSHVVVVLADGGNVPSQDSAASVKEQRSSAPECSKAAAAASSGDLESGRPGKEPHSGKSERDCRICHLSLAAADREVCGADNAPIELGCSCKDDLAAAHQQCAETWFKIRGNKTCEICGSVARNVSGNCKAELSEVDEPVAPPPLHLVPGPPNFWHGHRFLNFVLACVIFAFVISWLFRFNVPS from the exons ATGTCAACAAGTTCCAAGACATCCCACGTCGTCGTTGTTCTTGCTGACGGAGGTAATGTCCCAAGTCAAGATTCCGCTGCCTCAGTCAAGGAGCAGAGATCCTCGGCCCCGGAATGTTCTAAGGCGGCAGCTGCAGCTTCCTCAGGGGATCTTGAATCGGGGAGACCTGGAAAGGAGCCGCATTCGGGCAAATCGGAGAGGGACTGCAGGATTTGCCACCTCAGCTTGGCTGCAGCTGATCGGGAAGTATGCGGTGCCGATAATGCCCCGATCGAGTTGGGGTGCTCCTGCAAGGATGATTTGGCCGCTGCTCACCAGCAATGCGCCGAAACCTGGTTCAAGATTCGGGGGAACAA GACGTGCGAGATCTGCGGGTCAGTAGCACGCAACGTCTCCGGAAACTGCAAGGCAGAATTGAGTGAGGTGGATGAGCCCGTGGCTCCACCACCACTTCACCTGGTGCCAGGGCCTCCGAACTTCTGGCATGGCCACCGGTTTCTCAACTTCGTCCTCGCCTGCGTTATCTTCGCCTTCGTTATCTCTTGGCTCTTCCGCTTCAATGTGCCCTCTTAA
- the LOC116193462 gene encoding transcription factor MYB25-like, translating into MDEEERRRAYPESPGLDGGGGSSDSPGGGGGGGGEGSGCRVKGSWSQQEDAALTQLVSQFGPRNWSLIARGIPGRSGKSCRLRWCNQLDPAVKRKPFSDEEDRIIIEAHAIHGNKWAAIAKLLPGRTDNAIKNHWNSTLRRRCLNNWRSNSPHNNVIVEDTLEENKAVPEVTMSAANSVEDSQEEEREVPVEHRAQVEERHQSIPYRPQARVGGFKVYNPTNSPTLGRASENIRIVPKRGPLVQALRPDLGLDKFLGEVTHHELLVPPKCGGGCCGEPNGEGRHSRSTLLGPEFVDYIEPPDFPGQELVKVAAELNNIAWIHSGLNIENRGWAST; encoded by the exons ATGGACGAGGAAGAGCGGCGGCGAGCCTACCCTGAATCTCCCGGCCTTGACGGCGGCGGAGGGAGCAGTGACTCAcccggaggaggaggaggaggaggaggggaggGAAGCGGTTGCAGAGTGAAGGGGTCGTGGTCGCAGCAGGAGGACGCGGCGCTGACTCAACTCGTGTCCCAGTTCGGGCCGAGGAACTGGAGCCTGATCGCCCGGGGGATCCCCGGCCGATCCGGGAAGTCCTGCCGCCTCCGGTGGTGCAATCAGCTCGATCCAGCCGTCAAGCGGAAGCCTTTCTCTG ACGAGGAGGACCGAATCATAATTGAGGCACATGCCATCCATGGCAACAAGTGGGCTGCAATTGCGAAGCTTCTTCCTGGGAGAACTGATAACGCAATCAAGAACCACTGGAACTCTACTCTACGGCGCCGTTGCTTGAATAATTGGAGGTCCAATTCGCCCCATAATAATGTCATTGTAGAAGATACGCTTGAGGAAAACAAGGCTGTCCCTGAAGTAACAATGTCTGCTGCAAACTCAGTTGAAGATTCTcaagaagaggagagagaagtcCCGGTGGAGCATAGAGCTCAAGTAGAGGAAAGGCACCAGTCTATCCCCTATCGACCACAAGCTCGTGTTGGTGGTTTTAAGGTGTATAATCCAACAAATAGTCCAACACTTGGAAGGGCCTCagaaaatataagaatagTCCCGAAACGAGGACCTCTAGTGCAGGCTCTAAGACCGGACCTTGGCCTGGATAAGTTTCTGGGAGAAGTTACTCATCACGAGCTTCTGGTTCCCCCAAAATGTGGCGGAGGTTGCTGCGGAGAGCCAAATGGAGAGGGAAGACATTCCCGGAGCACATTACTTGGGCCAGAGTTTGTTGACTATATTGAGCCGCCAGATTTCCCGGGACAAGAGCTGGTGAAAGTGGCTGCAGAGTTGAACAACATCGCTTGGATCCACAGCGGGCTTAACATTGAGAATAGGGGATGGGCAAGCACCTAA
- the LOC116194144 gene encoding elongation factor 1-delta 1-like produces the protein MAVVLPHVNSPSGLKKLDEYLLTRSYITGYQASKDDITVHAALAKPPPSEYVNVSRWYNHIEALLRISGVAGEGCGVIVEGFAPITEDVATPPVADTKAAAAEDDDDDVDLFGEETEEEKKAAEERAASVKASSKKKESGKSSVLMDIKPWDDETDMKKLEEAVRSVQMEGLNWGASKLVPVGYGIKKLQIMLTIVDDLVSVDSLIEERLTEEPINEYVQSCDIVAFNKI, from the exons ATGGCGGTCGTACTCCCACATGTCAACTCCCCATCGGGATTGAAGAAGCTCGACGAGTACCTTCTTACCCGTAGTTATATTACCGG GTACCAAGCTTCAAAGGATGACATCACCGTGCACGCGGCCCTTGCGAAGCCCCCACCCTCTGAGTATGTTAACGTGTCGAGGTGGTACAACCACATTGAGGCTCTCCTGAGGATCTC AGGAGTTGCTGGAGAAGGCTGCGGTGTCATTGTTGAGGGGTTTGCTCCCATCACTGAGGATGTTGCCACTCCACCAGTTGCTGACACAAAG GCTGCGGCTGCTGaggatgacgatgatgatgtAGACCTGTTTGGTGAAGAGAccgaggaggagaagaaggctGCTGAGGAGCGTGCAGCTTCTGTCAAGGCGTCTTCCAAGAAGAAGGAAT CGGGCAAGTCCTCAGTTCTCATGGACATAAAGCCATGGGATGATGAGACCGACATGAAGAAACTTGAGGAGGCCGTGAGGAGTGTCCAGATGGAAGGCTTGAATTGGGGAGCAT CAAAACTTGTGCCGGTTGGGTATGGTATCAAGAAGTTGCAGATTATGCTGACCATTGTGGACGATTTGGTCTCTGTGGACTCCCTCATCGAGGAGCGTCTCACGGAAGAACCCATCAACGAATACGTCCAGAGCTGTGATATCGTGGCTTTCAACAAAATCT AA